Sequence from the Thermincola ferriacetica genome:
CAGGAAGGACACTTAGTTCCCTCAGGCAGCAGGTCTTTGGCGTCCCTGGCAAACCATACATCAGACCCATACTTCCTAAAAAGCCCGGCAACATGTTTTATAGTGGCATCGTTTATCAAGTCCTTACCACATGCTTCGCAGTAAAAAATGGGTATTGGCACACCCCATGTCCGCTGCCTGGAAATACACCAGTCCCCCCGGTCAGCAATCATGTTATGAATTCTGTCCTCGCCCCAGGTAGGTATCCACTGCACTTCTTTTATTGCTTCCAGGGCTTCTTTCCGGAAACCGTCAATGGAAGCAAACCACTGTTCAGTAGCCCTGAACAAAATAGGATTCTTACAGCGCCAGCAGTGAGGATATTGGTGTCTGATCCATTCCAGTTTTAGCAGGGCACCAACTTTATCCAGTTCTATAACTACATTTTTATTGCCTTCATTGGTATCCTGACCGCAAAATATACCGCCTTCTTCCGTAAACCTTCCCTTGTTGTCAATGGGATTGATAACGGGCAAATTATATACCTTACCGATTTCAAAGTCCTCCAAGCCATGGCCGGGAGCCGTATGAACCGCACCGGTACCTGCTTCCAGGGTAACATGCTCACCGAGAATGACTAATGAATCCCGCTCAATTAAGGGATGCTTACAAACTACGTATTCCAGTTCCTGGCCCCGGATTGTTTTCAGCTCGTCGTAAAACTTGATGTCAAATACATCCATTACCCCGGCCAGCATTTCCTTGGCTATTACATACCTTTCACCTTTGCGTTCGCTATCTTTTACCTCTACTAATGAATATTCAAAATCAGGATGAACAGCTATGGCCACATTTGCCGGGATCGTCCACGGAGTAGTGGTCCAGATTACAATAAAAGTATTATCTTCAGGTAGTACCCCTTTTCCGTCTTTCACGGCAAACTTGACATAAATTGATGCAGATTTCTTCTCAGCATACTCAATTTCCGCTTCAGCCAGGGCAGTTTCGCAACTGGCACACCAGTATACCGGTTTCAACCCCTTATAGATATAGCCCTTTTTGGCCATTTCCCCAAAAACTTCGATCTGTTTTGCTTCAAAGTGGGGCTGCAGGGTGAGATAAGGGTTGTCCCAGTCCCCGCGACAGCCAAGGCGTTTAAACTGTTCACGCTGAATATCCACATATTTTAATGCGTATTCTTTACATTTTTTTCGAAACTCAACAGGTCCTACTTCATGACGGTTAATACCCAAAGCTTTGATTGCCTGCTGTTCGATAGGCAGCCCGTGCGTATCCCATCCGGGTACAAAGGGCGCGTCAAAACCGTCCATAGACTTAAATTTGACAATTATATCCTTTAAAACCTTATTTAATGTGTGCCCCAAATGGATATCACCGTTTGCATACGGCGGACCGTCGTGTAGGATAAACTTTTCTTTGCCTGCGTTTTTTTCTTGAACTTTTTTATAAATGGAGTTATCCTCCCAAAACTTCAGAATCTCCGGTTCCCGCTCAGAAAGATTCGCGCGCATGGGAAATTCTGTCTGCGGTAAGTTTAGAGTTTTACTGTAATCCATCACTATCCTCCTCTTGACCAACGTGCAGTAAAATTTATTTAAGCATAATAAAACTCCTCCCGCCTCCAAGGGACGAGAGGAGATTCCCGCGGTACCACCCTAATTTCCGAACCCAAATGCCCGGACACTTGTTACCTGCACTTTAACGGTGTGCAACCGATACAGCTTAATCGGCAGTTCTGATCACTTGGTCCGTACCTTTAGGCTGTACTACTCCCGGGTGATATTCAGTTAAATCCTTGGTTCCGGCTTCCACCAATCCCGGAATCGCTGTTCCTCGGAAGTTAACCTACTGGCCCGTTCATAGTATTTCACATTTTATTTTCCAATTACATCTATTTATTATACTTTAACAGGGCACTTAAGTCAACTTTCGAGCTTTTTTTGCACCCTTTGCCAGGTTGGTGCTATCCACTACACCTTTAACTATCCAGAAACACTTTTTAGCCATATCCCACTTCAAGTTGGGTGGCAGTTCCTCAATTTCATGATCCGAATCAAGTACTAACCGGACCAAGACCCATGGAATCTTGGCCTGCTCACAAAACTCCGCTAAATAATATCCGTCCATGTCCCAACAGTTAATTGTTTTAGTGTTGGGTGGCGGGATAAAGCCTTTGGGTGCAACAGCGCCCGGTTGGTAAGTACTGATGCTACCAACTACGGCTTTAGTATCAACTTCTTCTGTCTTATAACGTTCCAAAGCACTAAGTACCTTGTCCATCAGTTTGGGATGGGCAGCAAGAGATTTGGCATTCACCAATAACCCCTTTGAATCAACCTGCCACAACTGCGCGTCCGATGATAAAACGATATCTCCCTCCTGCAGCCATGGTTCATTTGTCCTGCCTATATCAAAGGATAATAACTGACCCACCCTGTATTCCGAAAGTAAGCCGGCAACCTTTTTGTCTCTAAATCTTTCATTTTTCTCAGAAAGTTCGAAAAGACAAATTACTTTTCCCCACAGTTTCCCATGGGTAACCCTGATACCTTCATTTTCACTGTATAAACCACAGGACATATTTTCTTTAATGAAAACGGTTAATACTTTAGAAGGGCTTATAATCCCCAGTTTCATTGCAACCGAAGGCCTCCTTCACCATCACCAACAATTTTCGACATTTTTTGGAATATTCTGCAATTTTAGTTAGTAAAATTATTTATCTTCTTCTTAACTCAACCTTCGCATTTTAAAAATTATGTCCTATAAATTCAGCCTTTTCTCTGCTTCTTCCTTGGTTAATCCTTTAACCTTCAGGAGTTTTGTTCTAGATGTATGCCCGGTAATAATTTCTACCTGGCTTTTGGCAACAGAAAATAATTCAGCAAAAAAGCGAATACACGCCTCGTTAGCCGCTCCCTCGACAGGCGGCGCAGTAAGTTTTACCTTAAGGGAGTCGCCCTGGACTCCCTTAAGTTCGTTTTTTGAAGCCTTCGGCTGAACCTTGATTTTAAAAGTTATTCCGTCAGAATGCTGTTCTATTATCAGAATAGAACCCCCTTATTAATTATGGTCTGCGGCTCTTCCCGCCCGACAATTTCTTCAGCGCCCTCGCCAGGCACCTGTCCGGCATCGGAAGCCGCTGCCTCGTGGGCAGCTCTCAACATCTCGGTTTGTGGCTTCAATTGAATTTTCCCGGCGTTTTGGTTGATGGAAATTTCTCCAAAAAGCTCGTGTTCGCCATCATTAATAAGGGAAAGTTGGCTTTCCAGAAAAGATTTAAACTTGATCCTAAAAACCTGCACCTGTTTCTGCAAGTCTTCCAAATTTTTATATGTA
This genomic interval carries:
- a CDS encoding DUF167 domain-containing protein, which codes for MLIIEQHSDGITFKIKVQPKASKNELKGVQGDSLKVKLTAPPVEGAANEACIRFFAELFSVAKSQVEIITGHTSRTKLLKVKGLTKEEAEKRLNL
- the ileS gene encoding isoleucine--tRNA ligase gives rise to the protein MDYSKTLNLPQTEFPMRANLSEREPEILKFWEDNSIYKKVQEKNAGKEKFILHDGPPYANGDIHLGHTLNKVLKDIIVKFKSMDGFDAPFVPGWDTHGLPIEQQAIKALGINRHEVGPVEFRKKCKEYALKYVDIQREQFKRLGCRGDWDNPYLTLQPHFEAKQIEVFGEMAKKGYIYKGLKPVYWCASCETALAEAEIEYAEKKSASIYVKFAVKDGKGVLPEDNTFIVIWTTTPWTIPANVAIAVHPDFEYSLVEVKDSERKGERYVIAKEMLAGVMDVFDIKFYDELKTIRGQELEYVVCKHPLIERDSLVILGEHVTLEAGTGAVHTAPGHGLEDFEIGKVYNLPVINPIDNKGRFTEEGGIFCGQDTNEGNKNVVIELDKVGALLKLEWIRHQYPHCWRCKNPILFRATEQWFASIDGFRKEALEAIKEVQWIPTWGEDRIHNMIADRGDWCISRQRTWGVPIPIFYCEACGKDLINDATIKHVAGLFRKYGSDVWFARDAKDLLPEGTKCPSCGRTDFRKETDIMDVWFDSGSSHKAVLEQPEIWPDLRWPADLYLEGSDQHRGWFNSSLCTSVATTGKAPYKTVLTHGFLVDEQGRKMSKSLGNGIDPLEVINKMGADILRLWVSSADYKADVALSSNILKQMSEAYRKIRNTARYILGNLYDFDPAKDTVPYEQMEELDKWALLKLHKLSMRVLNAYRNYEFHILYHAIHNFCAVDMSAFYLDIIKDRLYTSLPSSVERRAAQTVMYEIINTLVRLIAPVLSYTAEEIWRYIPYKEENLISVQLADMPKVNEAYLDQALEDKWEKVIKIREEVAKELEKARRDKVIGHSLNAQVHIYPDEKLRAFLAPLQEQLATIFIVSSVQIHEPEEVLPEAASVSEEVPGLAVTVNQAPGEKCERCWVYSPEIGKNADHPSICPRCAEVVAQL